In one Cyprinus carpio isolate SPL01 chromosome B2, ASM1834038v1, whole genome shotgun sequence genomic region, the following are encoded:
- the LOC109052528 gene encoding apolipoprotein M, which yields MLMSQLWGVVNSLMSLFYAGIQVMMPCLPPAPLSTTVIYTDEYMGSWYFVAAAAWEEDNLKSFKATDSSVLHIQKGANNTLTVIENFRIGDQCHKNTWRYFASSVIDPFLFRTDFDTIALIWDGKLINCPSCIIILFMDEDEESSAMLFARNENTPDEVIQEFKSKMECVYMEDFLKAPLKHGYCKLDEAS from the exons ATGCTCATGAGCCAATTATGGGGTGTTGTGAACTCACTAATGAGCCTGTTTTACGCTGGGATACAAGTCATGATGCCATGTCTTCCTCCAGCTCCTCTCTCCACCACTGTTATTTATACTGATGAG TATATGGGCTCTTGGTATTTTGTGGCAGCAGCTGCATGGGAAGAAGATAATCTTAAATCCTTCAAAGCCACCGACAGCTCAGTTCTTCACATTCAGAAAGGTGCTAACAACACCCTGACAGTGATTGAAAACTTTCGCAT TGGAGATCAGTGTCATAAAAATACTTGGAGATACTTTGCTTCGTCTGTGATTGACCCGTTTCTGTTCAGAACCG ATTTCGACACTATTGCACTGATCTGGGATGGCAAGCTCATAAACTGCCCTTCATGCATCATAATACTGTTTATGGATGAAGATGAGGAATCCAGTGCTATGCTGTTTG CTCGTAATGAAAACACACCAGATGAAGTGATACAGGAATTTAAGTCAAAAATGGAGTGTGTTTATATGGAAGACTTCTTAAAGGCACCTCTGAAACATG gTTATTGTAAACTTGATGAGGCTTCTTAA
- the ift57 gene encoding intraflagellar transport protein 57 homolog isoform X1, producing MAEEEERGPGSVFQMFVLMEDLLDKLKVLDYEQHVLDKHNIKPLSRHYFVSSPHVLSNPGEQFYMFSVIAAWLISLCGRPFDTPQEYDDPNATVSNILSELRALGGQVDFPPSKLKSGSGEHVVYVLDQLVEKALKSKGFTWDRPMYPSVEVEDECVQEDDAELTLSKVEEEMTQEDEEYEEEDGLDLDTLKTRTNQIELSGSRPAVVLESDVDAAEWNLEVERVLPQLKVTIRTDNKDWRIHLDQMHQHQEGINTSLQDAKGCLFKLREDISKTLEKVSSREKYLNTQLEHLISEYRQAQAQLNKVKELYQQASGGVTERTRILAEISEELEKVKQEMEEKGSSMSDGAPVVKIRQSLTKLKQELEQMDVRMGVVEHTLLQAKLREKNNMTRDMHATHLLEPNTQPY from the exons ATGGCGGAGGAAGAAGAGCGCGGACCCGGTTCGGTCTTTCAGATGTTTGTGCTGATGGAGGATCTGCTGGATAAACTCAAGGTTCTGGATTATGAACAGCATGTTCTGGATAAACACAACATCAAACCCCTTTCCAG GCATTATTTTGTCTCTAGCCCTCATGTGTTGTCAAATCCTGGAGAGCAGTTCTATATGTTCAGTGTGATTGCTGCCTGGTTGATTTCTCTGTGCGGGCGGCCGTTTGACACACCGCAAGAGTATGATGACCCCAACGCCACCGTCTCCAACATCCTGTCTGAGCTGCGTGCCCTG GGAGGCCAGGTTGATTTCCCCCCATCAAAGCTGAAGTCTGGGTCTGGAGAGCATGTCGTTTATGTTCTAGATCAGCTGGTAGAAAAGGCGCTAAAGAGTAAAGGATTCACCTGGGACAG GCCGATGTACCCGTCTGTGGAGGTGGAAGACGAGTGTGTGCAGGAAGATGATGCTGAGCTCACACTCAGTAAAGTTGAGGAAGAAATGACA CAGGAGGATGAGGAGTATGAGGAAGAGGATGGCCTTGATTTAGACACGTTGAAGACCAGAACCAATCAGATT GAACTCAGCGGATCGAGGCCTGCGGTGGTTCTGGAGTCAGATGTTGATGCCGCTGAGTGGAATCTGGAGGTGGAGCGAGTTCTTCCACAACTAAAAGTCACCATTCGAACCGATAACAAG GATTGGAGGATTCATCTTGATCAAATGCATCAACATCAAGAAGGCATCAACACATCCTTGCAAGACGCCAAg GGGTGTCTGTTTAAATTGAGGGAGGACATCAGTAAAACACTGGAGAAAGTGAGCAGTCGTGAGAAATATCTCAACACTCAGCTTGAGCATCTTATTTCGGAATACCGCCAGGCACAAGCACAGCTAAACAAG gtAAAGGAGCTTTATCAGCAAGCCAGTGGAGGCGTCACAGAGAGAACCAGGATTCTGGCTGAA atcaGCGAAGAGCTAGAAAAAGTCAAACAGGAAATGGAAGAGAAAGGCAGCAGCATGTCTGATGGAG CTCCAGTGGTGAAGATCCGTCAGAGTCTGACCAAGCTGAAGCAGGAGCTTGAGCAGATGGATGTTCGGATGGGAGTGGTGGAGCACACGTTACTGCAAGCCAAActcagagagaaaaacaacatgACCAGAGACATGCATGCGACACACCTCTTAGAACCCAACACACAACCCTACTGA
- the LOC109052527 gene encoding transmembrane protein 71-like: protein MSFFFKGVVTSSPVKTRRQEAEYICHSLDVSHISDSSFECFSTNPLTGSVCVCRRSPRLLASGYYVLTEDSFTTDDEGNVTLTPSHTSVSYKENLVRIFRRKHRARKSPASLLNDVNQPCHSWLEEGVFRRSDPIVPLRSSPWEELDNSYETNTSVSFTYVPTDLVSSPDKMPPQTQLEEEEPPCESCSAHEQSNQSVSGLLDVPPPSMCHLNSYSSSSKTSETVLLKVLLLILTLCLCIAISSGWLLGGVSAAVAFMVLLSSICMSKPGAAVRWSRAKTEDITSRNE, encoded by the exons ATGTCTTTCTTCTTTAAAGGAGTGGTTACAA GTTCTCCGGTGAAGACCAGGAGGCAGGAGGCTGAATATATTTGTCACAG TCTTGACGTTTCCCACATCTCTGACTCCTCCTTCGAGTGTTTCTCCACCAATCCGCTGacaggctctgtgtgtgtgtgccgccGAAGTCCCCGCCTACTAGCCAGTGGTTATTATGTTCTGACAGAGGACAGTTTTACCACAGATGACGAGGGTAACGTCACCCTGACTCCCTCACACACCAGCGTCTCATACAAAGAGAATCTTGTCCG CATATTCAGACGAAAGCATAGGGCAAGAAAATCACCAGCAAGTCTTCTTAATGATGTAAACCAGCCATGCCACTCCTGGCTGGAAGAAGGTGTATTTAGAAGATCTGACCCCATTGTTCCCCTCCGGTCATCACCATGGGAAGAACTGGACAACAGTTATGAGACAAACACATCCGTCAGCTTCACCTATG TTCCCACAGATCTTGTTTCCTCCCCTGATAAAATGCCTCCTCAGACTCAGCTAGAAGAGGAGGAGCCTCCATGTGAGTCTTGCTCCGCCCATGAACAATCAAACCAATCAGTAAGCGGCCTCCTGGATGTTCCTCCCCCATCCATGTGTCATCTCAATAGTTATAGCTCATCCAGCAAGACATCAG aaaCTGTGCTCTTGAAAGTCCTTCTCCTCATCCTAACTTTGTGCCTCTGCATTGCCATCTCCTCCGG GTGGCTGCTGGGAGGTGTTTCTGCAGCAGTGGCGTTCATGGTTCTGCTTTCATCTATAT gtaTGTCTAAACCTGGAGCTGCAGTGCGCTGGAGCAGAGCAAAGACTGAG GACATCACCTCCAGAAACGAGTGA
- the ift57 gene encoding intraflagellar transport protein 57 homolog isoform X2 translates to MAEEEERGPGSVFQMFVLMEDLLDKLKVLDYEQHVLDKHNIKPLSRHYFVSSPHVLSNPGEQFYMFSVIAAWLISLCGRPFDTPQEYDDPNATVSNILSELRALGGQVDFPPSKLKSGSGEHVVYVLDQLVEKALKSKGFTWDRPMYPSVEVEDECVQEDDAELTLSKVEEEMTEDEEYEEEDGLDLDTLKTRTNQIELSGSRPAVVLESDVDAAEWNLEVERVLPQLKVTIRTDNKDWRIHLDQMHQHQEGINTSLQDAKGCLFKLREDISKTLEKVSSREKYLNTQLEHLISEYRQAQAQLNKVKELYQQASGGVTERTRILAEISEELEKVKQEMEEKGSSMSDGAPVVKIRQSLTKLKQELEQMDVRMGVVEHTLLQAKLREKNNMTRDMHATHLLEPNTQPY, encoded by the exons ATGGCGGAGGAAGAAGAGCGCGGACCCGGTTCGGTCTTTCAGATGTTTGTGCTGATGGAGGATCTGCTGGATAAACTCAAGGTTCTGGATTATGAACAGCATGTTCTGGATAAACACAACATCAAACCCCTTTCCAG GCATTATTTTGTCTCTAGCCCTCATGTGTTGTCAAATCCTGGAGAGCAGTTCTATATGTTCAGTGTGATTGCTGCCTGGTTGATTTCTCTGTGCGGGCGGCCGTTTGACACACCGCAAGAGTATGATGACCCCAACGCCACCGTCTCCAACATCCTGTCTGAGCTGCGTGCCCTG GGAGGCCAGGTTGATTTCCCCCCATCAAAGCTGAAGTCTGGGTCTGGAGAGCATGTCGTTTATGTTCTAGATCAGCTGGTAGAAAAGGCGCTAAAGAGTAAAGGATTCACCTGGGACAG GCCGATGTACCCGTCTGTGGAGGTGGAAGACGAGTGTGTGCAGGAAGATGATGCTGAGCTCACACTCAGTAAAGTTGAGGAAGAAATGACA GAGGATGAGGAGTATGAGGAAGAGGATGGCCTTGATTTAGACACGTTGAAGACCAGAACCAATCAGATT GAACTCAGCGGATCGAGGCCTGCGGTGGTTCTGGAGTCAGATGTTGATGCCGCTGAGTGGAATCTGGAGGTGGAGCGAGTTCTTCCACAACTAAAAGTCACCATTCGAACCGATAACAAG GATTGGAGGATTCATCTTGATCAAATGCATCAACATCAAGAAGGCATCAACACATCCTTGCAAGACGCCAAg GGGTGTCTGTTTAAATTGAGGGAGGACATCAGTAAAACACTGGAGAAAGTGAGCAGTCGTGAGAAATATCTCAACACTCAGCTTGAGCATCTTATTTCGGAATACCGCCAGGCACAAGCACAGCTAAACAAG gtAAAGGAGCTTTATCAGCAAGCCAGTGGAGGCGTCACAGAGAGAACCAGGATTCTGGCTGAA atcaGCGAAGAGCTAGAAAAAGTCAAACAGGAAATGGAAGAGAAAGGCAGCAGCATGTCTGATGGAG CTCCAGTGGTGAAGATCCGTCAGAGTCTGACCAAGCTGAAGCAGGAGCTTGAGCAGATGGATGTTCGGATGGGAGTGGTGGAGCACACGTTACTGCAAGCCAAActcagagagaaaaacaacatgACCAGAGACATGCATGCGACACACCTCTTAGAACCCAACACACAACCCTACTGA